GCGCTCCCCGACGCCGTCGTCGACGCCGTGGCGCGGGGGATGGCCGAGGCCGACCCGCTCGCCGCGATTCGGTGGGACCTGGAGTGTCCTGCCTGCGGGCACGGCTGGCAGGACGTGTTCGACATCGCCGCTTATTTCTGGGCCGAGATCGAGCGGCACGCGCTCCGGCTGCTCGCCGAAGTCCACCGGCTCGCGCTCGCGTACGGCTGGGCCGAGCGGGACGTGCTCGCCCTCAGCTTCCGGCGGCGCTATCACTACCTCGCTCTCCTGAACGGGTAAGCCGTGGCGACGCACCTCCATACCCTCCTCGCCCGCAGCACGGGCACCGCGAGTGCGATCCGCCCCCGGCGGCTCGCCCGCTTCGAGTCCCCGGCCGACGCATCCCCTGACGCGCTCGGGGAGACCGAGGCTGGGGCAAAGGCTCCCCGATCCGCCGCGCCCGACGCCGCTCCGGCTACGCCGCGCGCCGCGCAACCGTCCGTGCCGGACGCCGCGCCGGGCGCTGTTCCGCCCACGCCGCCGGTCCCGCCGGTCGCCGCCGTTTTGCGAGAGGCCGAGGGGAGAGCAGGGGAGCCCGCTTCCGTTCCCAGAGATCTGTCGCTCGCCGCAGACGCGCGGCCCGCTGATCCACTGCCGGAGCCCGAACGCCCTCGCGTGTCGCCGCGCCCGTCGACGCTCCCCCGAGTCGCTCCGTCCGCCTCGACGAGCGAGGCCACGACGAGCGCCGAGCCTGTGCCAGCCCGCACTGCGCCCGCGCCCTCCAGCGTCCAGCCACCTGCTCGGGCCGCTAGCCCTATCGCGGATCGACCCGAACGCCCCCCGCACGTCGAGCCGCCGCTGCCCGTCGTGTCGATGGTGTCGGTTGAAGAAGCGTCGCTGCCCGGTGCCCACGTGCCGGTCCCGCCGCGGACCGCCGCCGACGCTTCCGCACCGAGCGTATCCGCGCCGATGCTGCGCAAATCCGCCCCGGCGAGCGAAATCCCGTGGTCGCCGCGCGCTGCCGGAAGTCGGGACGCTGCCGCCGAAGCGCCGACGGTCCACGTCCACATCGGGCGGATCGAGGTCCGGGCCGTGCCCCCGCCGACGCCGGTGCGCGCGGCGCGCGAACGGCCGACGCCGGCCCTCACGCTCGACGACTACCTCAGCGGCCGGCAGGCCGACGGACGCGGAGGCCGATCATGAGCAACGCCCTCGCGCTCGCCGCCGTCACGGCCGTGCTGAAAGACCTCCTCGACAACGCGCTCGTCGATCACTCCGTCAACGCCGCCGTCGGGGCGCCCGTTACGGTCACCGCGGTCGCGCCCGACCTCGCGGCGGACGCGAACGGCGGCGCGAAGCTGAACCTCTACCTCCACCGCGTCTCGCCGAACATGGGCTGGCGGAACGTCGGCCTCCCCTCGCGCAGCGGCGACGGGACGCGGCTGACGAACCCGCCACTCGCGCTCGACCTTCACTATCTCCTCACGGCGTACGGCGTCGAGGATTTCCAGGCCGAGATCCTCCTCGGCTACGCGATGCAGCTCTTCCACGAGCGGCCCGTCCTCACGCGCGAGATGATCCGCACGACGCTCGCGCCGACCTCACCCGTCGACGGATCGATCCTGCCCGACGCAGCGGCCGGCCTCGCGGCGGCGGACCTCGCCGAGCAGGTCGAGCTCGTCAAGCTCACGCCGGAGGAGGTGGGCACCGAAGAGCTGTCGCGGTTGTGGACGGCGTTCCAGGCGAGCCACCGCCCGTCGGCGGCGTACCGCGCGTCGGTCGTGCTGATCGAGGCGCGGCGGCCCGCGCGCGCGCCGCTGCCCGTCCTCACGATCGGGCTCTCCGACCGGGGGCCGACCGTCGTGCCCGGCCTCGTGCCGCCGATCCCGACGCTCACCGGCGTCGTCCCGCCGGACCTGAAGCCGAGCGCGTACCTCGGCGAGACCGTCCGCCTCGTCGGGCACGATTTCGCCGGGCCGGACCGGAGCGGGCACGTCGCCGTGTTCGAGCACCAGCGGCTCGACGCGCCGCTCGAAGTGACACCGGGCAGCGTGGCCGATGCCGAACTCGCCGTCCCGCTCGAAATAGCCCCGGCGGCGGACGCGGCGACGTGGCCGGCCGGGATCTACGCCGTCTCCGTCCGGCTCGACGAGGGCGGTACGGAGCGACGGACGAACGTGCTCCCCCTCGCCCTCGCGCCCCGCATCGACTCCGCCGCCGCGAGCACATCTACCGCGACGACGACGTTCACGGTCACCGTCACGCCCGACGTGCTCCCCGCGCAGCGGGCCGAACTCGTCGTCGGAACGCGCACGGCCCCGGCCGCGCCGCACGCCACCGCGACGGACACGCTCACCTTTGAGCTCGACGACGTCGAGGCAGGGACGTACCGGCTCCGGCTCCGCGTCGACGGCGTCGAGAGCGTGCTCGTGGACCGGACGACGACCCCGCCCTCGTTCGTCGGCTCGCAGGAGGTGACGGTATGAATGCGGCGATCGACACGACGTGGGCCGAGGCGAACCAGCGCGCCCTCACGGCGGCGCTCGGCCGGGTCCGCGCCCAGCTATCGCCCGACGAAGGAGGGGAGGAGGCCGGCGATGCGCCCGCTGAGTTCTCGATGGCGGAGCCGCCCGCGTTCGAACGACTCGCCGCGACGTTCGGCCTCTCGCCGTTCGAGCGCGACGTCGTGCTCCTGTGCGCAGGCGTAGAGCTGGAAGCCGCGTTCGCCGCGCGCGTCGCCGAGGCTGGCGGGGCGACGTTCGGCCTCGCGCTCGCGGCCCTGCCCGATGCGCATTGGAGCGCCCTCACGCCGAGCGCGCCGCTCCGCTACTGGCGGCTCGTCCACTTAGGCTCCGGTGACACGCTCGCCGCGACCCCACTCCGCCTCGACGAGCGCGTGCTCCACTTCCTCACCGGCACCGACCCGCTCGACGAACAACTCGAAGGGTTCGTGCAGCCTGTCGCGCCGCCGGCCGGCCTCGTCCCGTCGCACCGAGTCGTGGCCGAGCAGATTCGAGCGGCGTGGGCGAGCGCCGACGCGGCACTGCCCGCCGTCCGCCTCACCGGGTCCGACCCCGTCGCCGTGCTCGGCGTAGCGGCCTCAGCGTGCGCCGCGCTCGGCCTCCCGCTCTACCGCCTCGACGCCGCGAGCATCCCGAACGCCCCGGCCGACGCTGACCTCCTCGCCCGGCTGTGGACGCGCGAGGCCGCACTCCGCCGCGCCGCCCTCTTCCTCGACGCCGACGGGCTCGACGCCGACGACGCGCGACAGCGCACGGTCCGATTCCTCGACGCTGTCGGCGGCCCCGTCCTGCTCTCCGGCGACGTGATTCTCCGCCACCCGGCGCTCGTGTTCGACGTGCCGCGCCCGCGCCGGGCGGAGCAGCAGGCGTGGTGGATTGCCACGCTCGGACCCGCTGGCGAGCGGCTCAACGGGCAGCTCGGCGAGATCACGGCGCAGTACGACCTGCCGACCGCTGCCATCGAAGCGGCGAGCCTGCGCGGGCTGGCGCTCGCCGACGGCGGCGTGCCGCTCCCCGACGCGCTCCGCACGGCGTGCCGCAGCCAAGCCCGGCAGCGGACCGACGGGCTCGCCCACCGCATCGAGCCCGTCGCGACGTGGGACGACCTCGTCCTGCCCGAGCCGCAGCAGCAGCTCCTGCACGACCTCGCGGTGCACGCCCGGCAGCGCGTCCGCGTCCACGAGACGTGGGGTTTCGCCGCCCGGTCGTCGCGCGGGCTCGGCATCACCGCGCTCTTCTCCGGGCCGAGCGGGACGGGCAAGACGCTCGCTGCCGAAGTCGTCGCCCACACGCTCGGGCTCGACCTGCTCCACGTCGATCTCAGCCGGGTCGTGAGCAAGTACATCGGCGAGACGGAGAAGAACCTGGGGCGCGTGTTCGACGCCGCCGAGGTGGGCGGGGCCGTGCTCCTCTTCGACGAGGCCGACGCGCTCTTCGGCAAGCGGAGCGAGGTGAAGGACAGCCACGACCGCTACGCGAACCTCGAAGTCAGCTACCTCCTGCAGCGGATGGAGGCGTACCGCGGCCTCGCCATCCTCACGACGAACCTCAAGAAATCGCTCGACGACGCCTTCCAGCGCCGCCTCCGCTTCGTCGTCCCGTTCCCGCTCCCCGACGCCGCGCACCGCGCCGCGATCTGGCAGCGCGCCTTCCCGCCCGAGACGCCGACGGAGGGCCTCGACGTGGCGGCCCTCGCCCGGCTCAACGCGACGGGCGGGACGATCCGCAACATCGCCCTCCACGCCGCCTTCCTCGCCGCCGACGCCGACGAGCCCGTGCGCATGACGCACCTCCTCGCCGCCGCGCGCCGCGTCTACGCCAAGAACGAAACGACCCTCACCGACCACGAACTCCGAGGCTGGGCATGACCACGCCGACCGACACGCCGAACGTCGTCCTCCACATCGACCGCCTCGTGCTTCACGGGTTCGAGCACGTCGACCGCGCCCGCCTCGGCCGCGCCGTCGAGGCCGAGTTAACGCGGCTCGTCGCCGAACGCGGCATCGCCCCGGCGCTCGCCGCCGACGCGCGGCACCCCAGGATCGACGGCGGCCGGATCGACGCGGCGTCGGACACGCCCACGCCTCGCCTCGCCACTCTCATCGCCCGCTCCGTACACGGAGGATTGTCCTCATGAAAACGCCTGCCCAGCACGCATCCAACACGCCGACCTCGTACATCCCTGTCCGCCAACCGACCCTGCAGCGAAAGTGCGCCTGCGGCGGTACGCCCGGACCGACCGGCGAATGCGCCGAATGCCGCAGGAAGCGCCTCGCCCGTGAGCGACGCTCCGGGTCGCCAGAGAGACAGGCCCCGGGGATCGTCGAGGAAGTCGTGCGCACCCCCGGCCAGCCTCTGGACGCAACGCTTCGGCATGCCATGGAGCGCCGGCTGGGCCACGACTTCAGCCACGTCCGCGTCCACGCTGACGCGAAGGCAGACGCCTCAGCCCAAGCGATCGGCGCGCTGGCGTACACCGTCGGGGGGCATGTGGTCTTCGCGCAGGGCGCTTTCGCGCCGCATACGCAGGCCGGACGGACGTTGCTCGCCCACGAGCTAGTGCACGTGGCGCAGCAGGGCTCGGCACCGCAAGCGAGCGGACGGCTCGAAGTGGCACCTGCCCATGACGCGGCCGAGGCCGAGGCGGAGCGCGTCTCCCAGGCATCCGCGCGGATGCCCAGCGCGCTACCGGACTACCTCCAACCCGTCGCCTCGGGCGAACGCCCCTCCGGCGCGACGTTCCGCGATGCCTTCAACGACTTCCGCCAGCACCACGCCCCAGGGAGCCTTCGTGCGCACGGGGCGCGTCTCGGCGAAGCCAGCGCTTCTTCCGTCGCCGAGCGGACACCGCTGAATCAGGTCCGGCGGATGTCTCGGGGGGGCAGTCCCTTCTGCGTCGTGACGCGGCAGGCCTCCTACATGACGATTACTGCCGATGACCGGGCCGACGCGGAAGCGAAGCTCCGCCGCAACGTGATCTACGGCGGAGGCGGTGCTTTCGTGTGCCACGCAGGAGCCTGTGAGAATGAGAATGGCACCTTCCCGTCGGACAACGAAAACTGCGACAGCTAGCCGCCCGACCCACCGACCGGTCCTTCAGCTACGGGAGGATGCCTATGTCTAATTACCTGCTCGAACTATCCGACGACGCCCTGGAACGGCTCGAATCGCTGCGAACGTTGCTTCCTGATGTCCGCGCCTTCGTTCGTGACCACACCCCGAAGCACTGGCCGATGCTCACCGACGTGATCGAGTCGGCCATGGACGAGCCCCTCGAGCCGCCCGCCGTGCTGCCCCTGGCCAGTTGTAGCGCGGTGGGCGGCGATCCGGCTGCCGCCGTACCCGTGAGCGCCGCCTGGACCGTGCTCGGCATGGCCATCAGAGTCCTCGACGACGTCCAAGACCAGGACCGCAGCGATGCCCTCTGGGCGCAGGTCGGACCCGCCCGCGCGTTCAACCTGAGCGCCGGCCTCTTCTCACTCAGCCTCCGGCTACTCGCGGAGGGCTATGAGCCAGAGGTGCACCAACGCCTCGCTCGCGTGTTCACCGGGGAAGGACTCCGGCTGGCAGCCGGGCAAGACCGCGACCTCCAGGGAGCCGCACCGTCGCTGGAGGAGCACTGGCAGACGTTCGAGGAAAAGAACGCCCGCGCGTTCGTCCTCGCTTGCGAGGCGGGTGCGCACTGCGGCACCCAGGAGCCCTCCTCCGTTCGTGCATGCGCGCAGTACGGTCTCCACCTCGGCAACGTCCTCCAAGTGTTCGACGACGTGCAGGGGCTATGGGCCCCGGACGGGGTAGGCGATCTCGCCATCGAGAAGGCGACGCTGCCCCTTTACTACGGCCTCAGCTTCGAGCACGACGACCGCGACCGACTCGCGGCTTGGAAGGACGCGGGGGTACTGCACGAGAACGCGCCAGCAGTGGTCGCCATTTTGGACCGTCTCGACGCCCGTGCATTCATGATGTGGACGGCGCTGCAAGAGCGGACCCGTGCGTACGACGCGCTGGTGCCTTGCCCCGGAGTAGCAGGAACGCAGGCGCTTCGCGCCTACGTGACGGTTCCGTTCGCCGAACTCGAATCCCTCGTCCAGCCGATCGCCCTCGGGTAACTACTCATTCCTCGCGTTATGACCGGATTTACTCGCTCCCCCCGCGTGCAGAAAGGCGCGATCATCGGGCTCGACCCGATCAACCCGCTGGCGAGCGTGATCGTCTTCCAGTACAACCCGGAGACGCTCACGCGCACGCTCACCGCGCAGACGGCGCAAGAGGGCGGGAGCCCGTCCGCCGCGCTCCGCCTCAAGGCGCCGCCGAAGGAGGAGATCCGCGCCGAGATCGAGCTCGACGCGACGGACCAACTCGAAGCGGGCGACGGGCTGGCGGCGAGCGCCGGCATCTATCCCCAGCTGGCGGCGCTGGAGATGCTGCTCTACCCGAAGTCGGCGCTCGTGATCGCGAACGAGGTGCTCAAGGCGGTGGGGGTGATCGAGGTCGTGCCGCCGGAGAGCCCGCTGACGCTGTTCGCGTGGGGGATTAAGCGCGTGCTCCCCGTCCGCATCACCGGCTTCACGATCACCGAGGAGACCTTTGACCCCGACCTCAACCCGATCCACGCGAGCGTGAGTCTCTCGATGAGCGTGCTCTCGTACTACGACCTCGGCCTGCTCAGCCCCGGCGGCGCGCTCTACCTCGGCCACCAAATCGCCAAAGAAGTGCTGGCGACGGCCCACGGCGCATCGAACGTCGCCGGAGCCCTCACGGGCGGCATCGCCCTTTAAATAAGTATGGGAGCGTGGGGGTATGGGCGTGTGAGAGTGGCCCGAAGCTGACCGACTGCCTTGTCTCTGTACTCCCCGACTCAGACCCTCTTTTAAACCATGTTCGACCCTGACAGCCGCTACACTCCGCTCGACACGGCGACGCACGTCACGACCGACCGCGACGGTCGCGTGCGCGAGGTCCGCTACGTCCGCCGCCGCTTCATCCCCCGCCACGACGCCGTCACCCCACTCGTCGAACACGCCGTCGTCGAGGGCGACCGGCTCGATAACGTGACGGCGCGCTACCTCGGCGACCCGCTCCAGTTCTGGCGGGTCTGCGACGCAAACCACGTCCTCCACCCGACCGAGCTGACCGACGAAATCGGCCGCCCGATCGTCATCACTCTGCCCTCGCTCTAGCTCCCGCTGCCCGATGCTCGCCTCCCTTCTCGGCACCCGACTCGTCCTCCTCGTTGGGGACACCGTCCCGCTCCCGGCGGGGCCGGACGTGGTGGACGCGCTCGAGACGGCGGAGGTGACGCAGGACGCGGATGGGCGTGATGGCTTCCAGCTCACGTTCCGCGTGGCGAAGGGGCCGACGCTCGACTACCCGCTGCTCCAGCGCGGCACGCTCGCCCCGATGAAGCGCGTCGTCGTCGCCGTCGCACTCGGCGTCGTGCCTGAGGTGCTGATCGACGGCGTGATCACGCACCACCAGCTCGCCCCGAGCAACGAGCCGGGCGGCACCCTCCTCACCGTGACCGGGCGCGACCTCGGCACCGTGCTCGACCTCGAAGAGAAGAACGCGAAGTATCCGAACCAGCCGGACTTCCTCATCTTCTCGCGTATCATCGCGGGCTACGCCCAGTACGGCCTCGTCCCCGTCCCGACGCCCACGGCGGACCTTCCCATCGAGCTCGAACGCGTCCCGCGCCAGCAGGAAACCGACTTCACGTTCATCCAACGGCTCGCCGCGCGGAACGGCTACGTGTTCTACATCGAGCCGGTCACGCTCGGCGTGAACACGGCGTACTTCGGGCCGGAGAACCGGCTGAGCCTGCCGCAGCGCGCCCTCACGATGGGGATGGGCGCGGCGACGAACGTCGAGCAACTCGGCTTCCAGCACGACGCGCTCGCGCCGGTCGGGACGACGGGGACGTTCGTCGAGCCGTTCCTCAAGCTCGCGCTCCCGATCCCGCCGCTGCCGTCGCTGAAGGTGCCGCCGCTCGCGGCGTTCCCGTCGCCCGCGCGGCGGACGCGGCTCACCCGTGAGACGGCGAACCAGACGCCGCTGAAGGCCGCGACGACGGCGCTCGCAGCGGCGTCGAACACGCCGGACGCCGTCACCGGCTCCGGCACGCTCGACGGGACGCGCTACGGCGGCGTGCTGCGGGCGCGGCGGCTCGTCGGCGTACGCGGGGCGGGGCTGTCGTACGACGGGTTCTACTATGTCCGCCGCGTTACGCACCGCCTCGAACGCGGACGTTACACGCAGTCGTTCACGATCAGCCGCGAGGGCACGGGGGCGACGCTCCCGGTCGTCGTGCCCTGAACTCCATTTCCCATGCCTCAGCAATCCTTTTTCGGCAAGTACCGCGGCGTCGTCACCGACGTCAACGACCCGCTCATGACGGGCCGCGTGAAGGCGAAGGTGCCGGACGTGATGGGCGACGAGGAGAGCGGATGGGCGCTGCCGTGCGCGCCGTTTGGCGGGCAGCAGACGGGGTTCTTCGCGCTCCCCGCCGTCGGCGCGGGCGTGTGGATCGAGTTCGAGCACGGCGACCCGGACTACCCGATCTGGGCGGGCTGCTGGTGGGGCTCGGCCGCCGAGGTGCCGCCGCTGCTCCTCGCCCCGCCGTATAAAAAGGTCATGGTCGTCACCGAAGGTGGCCACGCCGTCACGCTCGACGATACGCCCGGCGTCGGCGGGATCACGCTCGAAACGTCGACGGGGCAGAAGGTCGTCCTCAGCGCGCTCGGCGTCGAGATCGACAACGGGATGGGCGCGACGATCAAAATGACGGGGCCGCAGGTGTCCGTCAACGGCGGCGCGCTCGACGTGATTTAGACCAACCACACGCTACTTCCATGCCTGGCTTTCTCCTCCATCAGGGTGCGACGGTGCTCTGCCTCCACGGCGGGCAGGCGCAAGCGACGGCGCCGAGCCCGCGCGTGCTCGTCGGGAATCAGCCCGTCGTCACGCAGTCGGCCCCGCACACTGTGGCGGGCTGCCCGTTCGTGTCGGGCTCGAACCCGATGCCGTGCGTGACGGCGCAGTGGGTGACGGCGGCGACGCGCGTGCTCGTCGGCGGCGTGCCGGTGCTCTTGCAGGACAGCCAGGCCGTGTGCGTGCCCAATGGCACCGGCGTCACGATCGCCGTCACGCAAGTCCGGGTGAAAGCGATTTAGAAGAGAGAACCATGATCCACGTCGACTTCCCGTTCCGCATCGATGGCCGAGGCCGCACTGCCCTCGCAGGGGAGGACGCCCACCTCCGCAACCTCATCGAGCAGGTCCTCTTCACCACGCCCGGCGAGCGCGTCAACCGGCCGACGTTCGGGAGCGGCCTGCTCCAACTCGTCTTCGCGCCCAACAGCGACGTGCTCGCGGGCGTCGTCGAGACGACGGTGCGGGCGGCGCTCCAGCAGCACCTCGCCGACCTCGTCGAAGTGCAGGCCGTCTCGGTGAAGAGCGAGGACGGCCGGCTCGACGTGACAGTACAGTACGTCGTGCGGCGGACGCAGAACGTCGCCGTCGCACAATTCAGCCGGAGGGTGGGATGACGGTCTATTCCTGCGAGAACGAGCGCCGCCTCCAGCGTGTGGACGCCCACGCCACGCTGAACGGGATCGCGTACCTCGAAGTCGTCGACGGCGCGCTCTACTTCGACTTCGTTGGGACGCCGCCGCCGAGCGAGGACCTCCGGCAGCGAACGCTCCTCGTGCACGTCGTCAAGCCGCTCGCGGGGTCGCTCGGTGCCGTGAACGTCCGCATCGAAGCGCCGCCGCGCGCCGCGCCGGTGCAGGTGGCGTGGGCGCGTCGCGCCGCCGATGCCGCCGATCTCCGAGCCGAGGGGCGGATCTCCTCGCGCGAGCGCGACTTCCTCCTCGCCCTGCCCGAGCCGGAGCAGGTGCTCGTCGTGCGGACGACGGCGACGGGCGATTTCTCGACCTACACCCTCCGCCTCGTCACGTCCGTGACGGACGACGGGCCGCCGGACCCGTTCGACGTCCGTCTCGCGGCGCTCCGGTTCTCGTTCAAGGTCGCCTGTCCGAGCGAGTTCGACTGCGCGGTGGAGCCCGCGTGCCCGCCGCCGGACCTCACGACTCCGCACATCGACTACCTCGCGAAGGACTACGCGAGCTTCCGCCGGCTCCTCCTCGACCGGCTCAGCGTGGTGATGCCGGGGTGGACCGACCGGAGCGCGGCCGACCTCCAGATCGCCCTCGTCGAACTCCTCGCTTACGTCGGCGACCACCTCAGCTACGCGCAGGACGCGGTTGGGACGGAGGCGTACCTCGGCACGGCCCGTCGCCGCGTCTCGCTCCGGCGCCACGCCCGCCTCCTCGACTACGCCGTCCACGAGGGCTGCAATGCGAGGGCGTGGGTCCACGTCACCGCCGGCAGCGCGGCGCCGCCCGTGCTGCCCGCCCGCACCGTGCTCCGCACGCGCGGCGAAGACGGCCTCGTCTTCGAGACGATGCACGACCTCGACCTCCGTGCCGTCCACAACCGGATCGATTTTTACACGTGGGAGGACGAGGCGTGCTGCCTCGCCGCCGGTGCGACGCGCGCGACGCTCCTCAGCCGCGAGGACCCGACGACCGGCGTCCCGCTCGCCCTCGGCCCCGGCGACGTGCTCGTGTTCGAGGAAACGATCAGCCCGACGACCGGCCTCGCCGCCGATGCCGACCCGGCCCACCGCCACGCCGTCCGCCTCACCGACGCCGTACTCACGACGGACGCGCTCACGGGGGCCGAGGTCGTCGAGGTCGCGTGGCACGAGGGCGATGCGCTCCCGTCCGCGCTCTGCCTCTCGGCGCGCGTCGTCGCCGGCGGCGCGTTCGACGTGGTCCCGACGAGCGTCGCGCGCGGGAATGTCGTCCTCGCCGATCAGGGCGCGACGGTCGAGACGGACGACGTCGTGCCGCTCGAACCGGCGGTCGTGCCGGCGGGGCGGTACCGGCCGAGGTTGCCGTATCCCGTCGTCACGTTCGCCGAGCCGTACCGCCACGACGCGGCGGTGCGGGAGCCAGCATCGGCGGCGCTCGCGCAGGACCCCCGCGCGGCGCTCCCTTCGCAGCTCCGGCTCGACGGCGGCGAGACGTGGGTGCCGCAGCGCGACCTCCTCGGTAGCGGCCGGTTCGCGTCCGAGTTTGTCGTCGAGGTCGAGCGCGACGGGCGGGCGACGCTGCGCTTCGGCGACGACGTGCGGGGGAAGGCGCCGTCGGCGGGGAGCGCGTTCACGGCGCGCTACCGCGTGGGCAACGGGCCGGCGGGGAATGTCGGGGCCGGGGCGATCCGCGAGGCCGTCGGCGTCGCCGGGATCGACGCGGTGCGGAACCCGCTCGCGGCGACGGGCGGGACGGCGGCCGAGAGTATGGAGGAGGTGCGGCAGTTCGCGCCGCAGGCGTTCCGCACGCAGCAGCGCGCCGTCACCGAGGCCGACTACGCCGCCGTCGCCGAGCAGTTTGCGGGCGTGCAGAAAGCGGCGGCCCGCTTCCGCTGGACCGGGAGCTGGACGACGGTCTTCGTCACCGTCGACCGTACGGGCGGCCTCCCCGTCGACCCCGCGTTCGAAACAGCGATCCGCGCCCACCTCGACCGCTTTCGCCTCGCGGGTTACGACCTCGAGATCGACGACCCCGTGTTCGTCCCGCTCGACATCGTGCTCGACGTGTGCGCCGCGCCGGGCTACTTCCGCAGCGATGTCAAGCGGGCGCTGCTCCGCTCGCTCAGCAGCCGCGACTTCCCCGACGGGCAACGCGGCTTCTTCCACCCGGACCGCTTCACGTTCGGGCAGCCCGTCTACCTCAGCCAACTCTACGAAGCCGCCCTCGCCGTCGAAGGCGTGGCCTCGGTCGAGGTCCGCAGGTTCCAGCGCTACAACGCGCGGCCCGACGGCGAACTGGAGGCGGGTGTGCTGCAACCCGCTGCGCTCGAAGTGATCCGGCTCGACAACGATCCGAGCGCGCCCGAGGATGGCAAGCTCGCCGTGGAGGTGGCGGGAGGCTTATGAGCACGAACGTCGATACACGCCCTTGCGGCTGCTGCGAAGGCATCGCCCCGCTCACGCCCGCCTCCGTCGAGAACCGGCCGGGGCTGTCGGCGCTCGCCTACCGCGTCGGCATCCACCCGCAGTTCGAGCAGGCGATGCACGTCGCGCTCGGGCGGCAGTCCGTCGACGACACCCGTCCCCTCGCCGACCTCGCCACGCGCGACAACAACGACCCCGCGCTCGCCCTCATCGACGGATGGGCGACGGTGCTCGACGTGCTGACGTTCTATCAGGAGCGGATCGCCAACGAGCACTACCTCCGCACGGCGACGGAGCGGCGGTCTGTCCTCGAACTCGCCCGGCAGATCGGCTACGAGCTCGACCCCGGCGTGGCGGCGGGGACGGTCCTCGCGTTCGCGCTCGAAACCGCGCTCGGCGCACCCGGCGTGGCGCGGATCCCCGTCGGGACGCGGGCGCAGAGTGTGCCGGGGCAAGACGAGCGCCCGCAGACGTTCGAGACGACGGAGGAGATCGAGGGGCGGGCGGCGTGGAACGCGATGCGTGCTCGGACGGCCGAGCCGTACACGCCCGGCATGCGCGCCCGCACGCTCTACCTCGCCGGCGTCACGACGAACCTCCGCAAAGGTGATGCGCTTCTCCTCGTCGGCGACGAGCGCGTGGGCGATCCCGGCAACGAGAATTGGGACGTGCGCCGTGTTAACACGCTCGTCCTCGACCGGGACCGGAACCTCACCATCGTCGGGCTCGACCGGCCGCTCGGTTCCGTCGTGCCCTATGTCCGGCCGGCAGCACAGCCCCGCGTCTACGCCCTCCGCACGCGCGCCGCCGTCTTCGGCTACAACGCACCAGATTGGCGTGCGATGCCGGCGGAGATCAAGCGCGTCTACCCCGGCACCGCCGATGGCGAGTGGCAGGGCCTCACGCTCTCCGGCATCGCCAACGACACTGAGGATGCCGACCGCACGCTCTACCTCGACACGGCGTATCCGCAGATCGTGCCCGACAGCTGGGTCGTCGTCGCGACGAAGGAATACGCCGAGGTGTACCGCGTCGAG
This is a stretch of genomic DNA from Rhodothermales bacterium. It encodes these proteins:
- a CDS encoding DUF4255 domain-containing protein, coding for MSNALALAAVTAVLKDLLDNALVDHSVNAAVGAPVTVTAVAPDLAADANGGAKLNLYLHRVSPNMGWRNVGLPSRSGDGTRLTNPPLALDLHYLLTAYGVEDFQAEILLGYAMQLFHERPVLTREMIRTTLAPTSPVDGSILPDAAAGLAAADLAEQVELVKLTPEEVGTEELSRLWTAFQASHRPSAAYRASVVLIEARRPARAPLPVLTIGLSDRGPTVVPGLVPPIPTLTGVVPPDLKPSAYLGETVRLVGHDFAGPDRSGHVAVFEHQRLDAPLEVTPGSVADAELAVPLEIAPAADAATWPAGIYAVSVRLDEGGTERRTNVLPLALAPRIDSAAASTSTATTTFTVTVTPDVLPAQRAELVVGTRTAPAAPHATATDTLTFELDDVEAGTYRLRLRVDGVESVLVDRTTTPPSFVGSQEVTV
- a CDS encoding ATP-binding protein, producing the protein MNAAIDTTWAEANQRALTAALGRVRAQLSPDEGGEEAGDAPAEFSMAEPPAFERLAATFGLSPFERDVVLLCAGVELEAAFAARVAEAGGATFGLALAALPDAHWSALTPSAPLRYWRLVHLGSGDTLAATPLRLDERVLHFLTGTDPLDEQLEGFVQPVAPPAGLVPSHRVVAEQIRAAWASADAALPAVRLTGSDPVAVLGVAASACAALGLPLYRLDAASIPNAPADADLLARLWTREAALRRAALFLDADGLDADDARQRTVRFLDAVGGPVLLSGDVILRHPALVFDVPRPRRAEQQAWWIATLGPAGERLNGQLGEITAQYDLPTAAIEAASLRGLALADGGVPLPDALRTACRSQARQRTDGLAHRIEPVATWDDLVLPEPQQQLLHDLAVHARQRVRVHETWGFAARSSRGLGITALFSGPSGTGKTLAAEVVAHTLGLDLLHVDLSRVVSKYIGETEKNLGRVFDAAEVGGAVLLFDEADALFGKRSEVKDSHDRYANLEVSYLLQRMEAYRGLAILTTNLKKSLDDAFQRRLRFVVPFPLPDAAHRAAIWQRAFPPETPTEGLDVAALARLNATGGTIRNIALHAAFLAADADEPVRMTHLLAAARRVYAKNETTLTDHELRGWA
- a CDS encoding DUF4157 domain-containing protein encodes the protein MKTPAQHASNTPTSYIPVRQPTLQRKCACGGTPGPTGECAECRRKRLARERRSGSPERQAPGIVEEVVRTPGQPLDATLRHAMERRLGHDFSHVRVHADAKADASAQAIGALAYTVGGHVVFAQGAFAPHTQAGRTLLAHELVHVAQQGSAPQASGRLEVAPAHDAAEAEAERVSQASARMPSALPDYLQPVASGERPSGATFRDAFNDFRQHHAPGSLRAHGARLGEASASSVAERTPLNQVRRMSRGGSPFCVVTRQASYMTITADDRADAEAKLRRNVIYGGGGAFVCHAGACENENGTFPSDNENCDS
- a CDS encoding polyprenyl synthetase family protein; amino-acid sequence: MSNYLLELSDDALERLESLRTLLPDVRAFVRDHTPKHWPMLTDVIESAMDEPLEPPAVLPLASCSAVGGDPAAAVPVSAAWTVLGMAIRVLDDVQDQDRSDALWAQVGPARAFNLSAGLFSLSLRLLAEGYEPEVHQRLARVFTGEGLRLAAGQDRDLQGAAPSLEEHWQTFEEKNARAFVLACEAGAHCGTQEPSSVRACAQYGLHLGNVLQVFDDVQGLWAPDGVGDLAIEKATLPLYYGLSFEHDDRDRLAAWKDAGVLHENAPAVVAILDRLDARAFMMWTALQERTRAYDALVPCPGVAGTQALRAYVTVPFAELESLVQPIALG
- a CDS encoding LysM domain-containing protein, which encodes MFDPDSRYTPLDTATHVTTDRDGRVREVRYVRRRFIPRHDAVTPLVEHAVVEGDRLDNVTARYLGDPLQFWRVCDANHVLHPTELTDEIGRPIVITLPSL
- a CDS encoding phage baseplate assembly protein V; the protein is MPQQSFFGKYRGVVTDVNDPLMTGRVKAKVPDVMGDEESGWALPCAPFGGQQTGFFALPAVGAGVWIEFEHGDPDYPIWAGCWWGSAAEVPPLLLAPPYKKVMVVTEGGHAVTLDDTPGVGGITLETSTGQKVVLSALGVEIDNGMGATIKMTGPQVSVNGGALDVI
- a CDS encoding PAAR-like protein, which translates into the protein MPGFLLHQGATVLCLHGGQAQATAPSPRVLVGNQPVVTQSAPHTVAGCPFVSGSNPMPCVTAQWVTAATRVLVGGVPVLLQDSQAVCVPNGTGVTIAVTQVRVKAI